The genomic segment CAAGTGCAATGTTATAATACTTTTATTAGTAAATAAAATAGATATAATGTCCTTGAACCAATTTATTATAACAATTTAATACACTTAATAAATTTTAAATCAAGAAAAATTAATGAAATAAGCAACCATGACATACGTAGTTACAGATAAATGTATAAAATGCAAATATACTGATTGTGTTGAAGTATGTCCGGTAGATTGTTTTTACGAAGGAAATAATATGATAGTAATTAATCCGGAAGAGTGTATAGATTGTGGTGTTTGTGTGCCTGAATGTCCTGTAGGTGCTATAGAACCAGAATCAAGCAAATTGATTAAATGGCTTGAAATTAATAAAAAGTACTCTGATATTTGGCCCAATATTACGGAAAAAAAGGAAGCTCTAAAAGACGCAGAAAACTTTGAGGATGAAGAAGATAAGTACGAAAAATATTTTCATGAAAATACCAAATAGTATATTGCTATCTTTTTATGAACACTCCCCTACCAGAACTTGATGCCAAGAAAGGCGATTATGCATAAACCACAAAAAGTATTATCCTTCCTATGGTCTGTCATTAAACCATATAAATGGTGGTATTTACTGATGCTGCAGGCATCATTTGCTAATGCTATTTTCCCACTAATATACAATTATGCAATCAAATTATTGATAGATTTATTCGCTGCAAAATCGCAAATTACATTACACTCAGCTATTTATCCTGTACTCTTATTTATTGGTGTCAATGCTTGCCTGGAAATTTGCTGGAGGATTCACAATTTTGCTGCATGGAAATCTATGCCGTATATAATGCAAAATGTGATGAACAAAGTTTATAATTATGTTTTAAATCACTCATATCGATTTTTTCAAAACAATCTAACTGGAACAATTACAAGTAAAGTAAAGGGCATTAATGATGGATGTCAACAAATACATAATGCACTTGAATTTCAAGTTAGCAAGCCTGTTTTAACGACTATAGTTACTGGTATTGGATTAGCTTGTGTCAATTGGAAAATATTCTTGGTAGTTATAATTTTTGCAATCATTCAAGGATCAGTTTCTATATTTTTTGGTAAAAAACTTAACTCCATAGAGACGGCAAAAGAGAATGCTTGGCATAAAATAGTTGGTTATATGGCTGACAATATTTCAAATATTTTTACAATCTGTTCATATGCAAAAAAACAACATGAAGAATACAAAGTAAATGCACAGTATGAAAAAAGTTACAGACCTCTTGCTTTAAAGTGGTGCAAGATAGATTTCATTATGGCTTGTTTGCAAGCAACCATATATGTAATATTTATGGCGTTATTGTTTATTTATATGATTCATCTTAGGAATAACGGTGATATTAGTATAGGAGATATTGCGTTTATTATGGCTATGGCATATGTTTTTATTGATAACATGTGGACTGCCATAAATGCGATAAAAGATTTTTCGCAAACGATTGCACGATTTATATCTTCATTTTCAATTATGCAAATCCCTCAAGAGGTTATTGATATACCTCATCCAATAAAATTAAAGGTGTCAGGAGGTGAAATTATTTTCAAGAATCTATGTTTTAATTACGAAAATAATAGTGCTATTTTTAATAATTTAAACTTACACGTTAAGGCTGGAGAAAAAGTTGGTATTGTTGGACATTCTGGAGCGGGAAAATCTACATTTATTTCACTTTTATTGAAAAACTTCAAAATAACATCTGGTGATATTATTATTGATAATCAAAGTATATGTGATGTTTCGTCTGATTCTCTTCGAGCTCAAATTTCATTAATCCCGCAAGATATTATGCTTTTTCATCGTTCTATTGGTGAGAATATTGGCTATGCAAAAGAGAATGCAACTCAAAACGAGATAGAAATGTCTGCAAAAGCAGCTAATATTCATGTCTTTATTGAAAGTTTGCCTGAAAAATATGACACTTTAGTGGGTGAGCGAGGAGTGAAACTTAGTGGTGGTCAGCGTCAAAGAATAGCAATTGCTCGTGCAATTCTAAAAAATGCACCAATTTTGATTTTAGATGAGGCAACTTCGAGCCTTGATTCACAAACTGAATATGAAATTCAGAAATCTATAAATATAATGCTTGAACAAAATAGTGCAACAGTTATCGCAATAGCATATCGCCTTTCAACAATCAAACATTTGGATAGAATCATTGTTATAGATGGCGGTCAGATTATTGAGGATGGCTCATTCCAGGATTTACTTACAAAAAATAATGGAAAGTTTAAGATAATGTGGGATAGTCAAGTTAATGGAATGGTGATTTAATCCTCTAATATTTGGCCCAATATTACGGAAAAAAAGGAAGCTCTAAAAGACGCAGAAAACTTTGAGGATGAAGAAGATAAGTACGAAAAATATTTTTATGAAAATATTGAATAGTATATTGATTTTATTGTAATTTGAATGCTATGTGTTAGGGTGGCAAAATGTGTTTATAATTTGGATAGTACATGGTAAGAATTTTTATTAGCTGCTTTATTTTAGTTTTTTTAAACATAGATTTACATGCAAGATGGGCAACTTTACAAGATTCATCCATAAAAATAATTAAATCTAATACTGATATTACAGTTAACAAAGATTACACTTATGAATCTACCATAGAATTTTTAGACGAAATATTAAAAGAGCAAGGTAGACAATATTACTCTAAATATACTTTTCAGTATGATATTAAACGAGAAAAAATAGATATTTTGGAAGCTTATACAATTTTTGAAAACAAAAAATATATTGTTAATCAAAATGAAATAGAAAATAAACCACTTGCAAGTGAGGTGGATGCTCTTGCAGAGTATGGGCAAATATCTATTGCATTTCCAAAAGTAGTAGTGGGTGCCAAAATATACCTTAAATATAGGAAAAAAGTAATAAATCCGTCTCCACCAGAATATTTCGATTATTTCCTTTCATTCGGCGAAGGTGGTTATGCAGAAAATGATAACGTAACAATAAATTCCGCAATTCCACTATATAGTTATGTTAATGATCCAAATAAGGTACTCGAGATTAAAAACGAGAATGAAAAAAATCAATCTACTAAAACACTTATTATTAATCAGAAAGAAGCATTTACTAGTGACTTAGTTGATGAGCCTAGTAGTGGAGCTATTAACCCTAAATACCTCACCTGGGTTGCTATAACAAGTGAAGATACATGGCAAGGAATGCATAAAAAATTTATTGATAAGTATTCAAAAGTAATGAATCAGAAGTTACCTAGCGATTTTGAAAAAATTTATGAAAAGGCTAAGCAACAAAAAAGTGAGATTGAACAGATAAATTACATTACGCGTAGTTTAAATGACCAAATACAATATTTAATGGACAGACGCACTATCTCTGGCAATGTTTTCCCAAGAGATTTAGAGGAGGTTACTAAAACTCAATATGGTGATTGTAAGGATTTTTCATTTGTAACGGGCGCAATACTTAAAAGACTTGGATATAACGTAGATATTGTTCAAGTTTACAGAGGTGAAATTTACCCAGAATTTAAATCTCCTATTCCAACTTTGGCTTTTAATCATATGATGCTTAAGGTAAGTGGTAAAAGCGGCAATGTATATTGGTTGGATCCTACCAATTTTCAAAGCATGGCAAATGGCATATTTCCAGATGTTGCAGATAGGATGGCTTTAGTGATTTCTGAGAAAGAAGCTAAATATGAAAAAATACCTAAAATCGATCCGATTAAAGCTAATAATTCTATAACTAAGGAATATTTAATTAATGAAGACGCTGTTAATGTTGTGTTTAATGCAAATTTGAGTGGGCAAAATTCTTGGCATTTCAGTGGTTTGGGGAAAATGTATTCTAAAAGACGTTTAGAAGATACGTTTTTTATGATTGCAAATGGGAATAAGATAGTTAGCCCCAAAGATAGAATAAGTTCAGAAATACCTAATTTAGAATCAAGAATTGTTAAAGATGTAAAATTTAAGGTTGAATATAAAACCGATGATTTATTATTTCACACAAATTTAGGAAAAGGATTAAAATTGAGATATCAATTTTTGGAATTTGTTGCTGATACCATTGAGGATAATAAAATAGACTTTTATATAGGAACCCCCAGAGAATATAATATAAAAACCATTATAAAATCTAGGTGCATAAAAAATACAAAAAGCCTTAATTTTGATATTGATACTCAATGGATAAAATTAAACAGAACTGCAAACTGCATAAACGATGATACCATTGTAATCGACAATGCATTATTCAAAAAGTCCTTTATTAAAAATGAAGAAATTACAACAGATGAATTCAAAAAGCTAAAAAAAGCCATCAATGATAATTATATAGGTATGGCTGTTATTATTGATTGAAGTAATAATTAACATAAATTTAACGTAATTGTAACGTAATCTTAACGTAACCGTAACATAATTGTAACACTTCATGTGTATAATACAAAAATATGCCCAAAGTTAATAATGACCTAGGGTGAATTTAACATATAAATGTGGGTATATATATGCACGTGAGACATTATTATAGCATTGCTAATTTTCTAATGGGAGTGGGAACAAAAATATATGATAATTATTTTTCTAGTTATTACGACCAAACTTACCAGCAGTTATTTGGCCAATTTACTGCAATAGCAAAAGGTCAAGTTGCTGCCAATGCTGAGCAAGGCATTATACCACAAAATTTAATAAATCAATGGGGCAATAATTTGGCACAACAAGTGGCT from the Candidatus Bandiella numerosa genome contains:
- a CDS encoding DUF3857 domain-containing protein, which gives rise to MVRIFISCFILVFLNIDLHARWATLQDSSIKIIKSNTDITVNKDYTYESTIEFLDEILKEQGRQYYSKYTFQYDIKREKIDILEAYTIFENKKYIVNQNEIENKPLASEVDALAEYGQISIAFPKVVVGAKIYLKYRKKVINPSPPEYFDYFLSFGEGGYAENDNVTINSAIPLYSYVNDPNKVLEIKNENEKNQSTKTLIINQKEAFTSDLVDEPSSGAINPKYLTWVAITSEDTWQGMHKKFIDKYSKVMNQKLPSDFEKIYEKAKQQKSEIEQINYITRSLNDQIQYLMDRRTISGNVFPRDLEEVTKTQYGDCKDFSFVTGAILKRLGYNVDIVQVYRGEIYPEFKSPIPTLAFNHMMLKVSGKSGNVYWLDPTNFQSMANGIFPDVADRMALVISEKEAKYEKIPKIDPIKANNSITKEYLINEDAVNVVFNANLSGQNSWHFSGLGKMYSKRRLEDTFFMIANGNKIVSPKDRISSEIPNLESRIVKDVKFKVEYKTDDLLFHTNLGKGLKLRYQFLEFVADTIEDNKIDFYIGTPREYNIKTIIKSRCIKNTKSLNFDIDTQWIKLNRTANCINDDTIVIDNALFKKSFIKNEEITTDEFKKLKKAINDNYIGMAVIID
- a CDS encoding DUF3470 domain-containing protein — translated: MWPNITEKKEALKDAENFEDEEDKYEKYFYENIE
- a CDS encoding ABC transporter ATP-binding protein; amino-acid sequence: MLQASFANAIFPLIYNYAIKLLIDLFAAKSQITLHSAIYPVLLFIGVNACLEICWRIHNFAAWKSMPYIMQNVMNKVYNYVLNHSYRFFQNNLTGTITSKVKGINDGCQQIHNALEFQVSKPVLTTIVTGIGLACVNWKIFLVVIIFAIIQGSVSIFFGKKLNSIETAKENAWHKIVGYMADNISNIFTICSYAKKQHEEYKVNAQYEKSYRPLALKWCKIDFIMACLQATIYVIFMALLFIYMIHLRNNGDISIGDIAFIMAMAYVFIDNMWTAINAIKDFSQTIARFISSFSIMQIPQEVIDIPHPIKLKVSGGEIIFKNLCFNYENNSAIFNNLNLHVKAGEKVGIVGHSGAGKSTFISLLLKNFKITSGDIIIDNQSICDVSSDSLRAQISLIPQDIMLFHRSIGENIGYAKENATQNEIEMSAKAANIHVFIESLPEKYDTLVGERGVKLSGGQRQRIAIARAILKNAPILILDEATSSLDSQTEYEIQKSINIMLEQNSATVIAIAYRLSTIKHLDRIIVIDGGQIIEDGSFQDLLTKNNGKFKIMWDSQVNGMVI
- the fdxA gene encoding ferredoxin FdxA, whose amino-acid sequence is MTYVVTDKCIKCKYTDCVEVCPVDCFYEGNNMIVINPEECIDCGVCVPECPVGAIEPESSKLIKWLEINKKYSDIWPNITEKKEALKDAENFEDEEDKYEKYFHENTK